Genomic segment of Populus trichocarpa isolate Nisqually-1 chromosome 12, P.trichocarpa_v4.1, whole genome shotgun sequence:
ATGAAACTTGGTTTGTCCAAGGCAAGTCTCAAGGAGGAGTGTTAGAATTATGAGATTCTGCCTTGAGTAAGATAGAGTTAAGTGCAGTtatgttatttgaattttatgtaatcgtttttcttcttcaggATTTGCAGCAGGAACTTTCTGCTAAGTTTGTTATTTCAATTCCAATAATCTCTCAAGTTTGTTGAGAGTTTCAATCCATTACAAGTTCTATGTAAGTCTATATATAGACATttgaaattaatgatattattgatCTTTCTACTCAACTCTGCTATCTTGAATCTGTTTTTCTTATACTTAAACTACAGTTTCCAGAACTAAATATTTCTAACAAGTATTGCATCTAGGCATGAACAATCTTCAAGGCACTATCCCTTCAACATTTTCAAAGGGTAATAGCTTGGAATATCTCGACCTCAATGGAAATGAATTAGAAGGGGAAATATCACCATCTATCATCAACTGCACAATGTTGGAAGTTCTTGATCTTGGCAACAATAAGATTGAGGATACATTTCCTTATTTTCTAGAAACGCTTCCGGAGCTGcaaattctaattctaaaatCCAATAACCTCCAAGGTTTTGTGAAGGGTCCGACTGCAGATAATTCCTTCTTTAAATTATGGATTTTTGACATCTCTGACAATAATTTTAGTGGGCCGTTGCCAACAGGGTATTTTAATACTCTTGAAGCAATGATGATCTCAGATCAAAACATGATTTACCTTAACACGACAAATGACATTGTCTGTGTTCATTCCATAGAAATGACATGGAAAGGTGTAGAAATTGAGTTTCCGAAGATCCGAAGTACCATCAGAGTACTAGATTTGTCAAATAACAGTTTTACTGGAGAGATTCCAAAGGTGATCGGAAAGCTTAAAGCACTACAACAACTCAACCTCTCTCATAATTTCCTTACAGGTCATATCCAATCATCAGTGGGAAATTTGACCAATTTGGAATCATTAGACCTATCTTCAAATTTGCTTACCGGAAGGATTCCAATGCAGATGGCACATCTAACATTTCTTGCAACCCTAAACCTTTCACATAACCAGCTGGAGGGGCCCATACCAAGTGGAGAGCAATTCAACACCTTTGATGCAAGATCATTTG
This window contains:
- the LOC127904091 gene encoding receptor-like protein 9DC3 translates to MNNLQGTIPSTFSKGNSLEYLDLNGNELEGEISPSIINCTMLEVLDLGNNKIEDTFPYFLETLPELQILILKSNNLQGFVKGPTADNSFFKLWIFDISDNNFSGPLPTGYFNTLEAMMISDQNMIYLNTTNDIVCVHSIEMTWKGVEIEFPKIRSTIRVLDLSNNSFTGEIPKVIGKLKALQQLNLSHNFLTGHIQSSVGNLTNLESLDLSSNLLTGRIPMQMAHLTFLATLNLSHNQLEGPIPSGEQFNTFDARSFEGNSGLCGFQVLKECYGDEAPSLPPSSFNEGDDSTLFGEGFGWKAVTIGYGCGFLFGVATGYVVFRTNKPSWLLRMVEDIWNLKSKNTKKNFRRYGARRN